A region from the Medicago truncatula cultivar Jemalong A17 chromosome 6, MtrunA17r5.0-ANR, whole genome shotgun sequence genome encodes:
- the LOC25495526 gene encoding uncharacterized protein: MYVTRPLSMYRKSPSSLEIPPPDAPYSGYLVITDEEAEYEDTCCWRICRRKNVKKLPFPQDKLFSVFHPSENEQTTSIRVWFLPVPDHSLSSNRYYVIRAKGRHKGKVYKCSREGDIVSCCFNNLLNDKSPKPFNLKDLHQIFKIHTHQSGGFFAKSITPDGIPPKFLRKKGWKVRISGSYRSCKLNEALGVDFPLREKLPSFHFPISRKNSPPLVVGKWYIPFIFVKESARKVKQQMKKSMFYSMTLEQKWEEIYSCGRNEHENENQNEDDVVIVNVYVEREKVLICGTEATKNGTIDNNGFMLFRVYNPYNKRRVSVGLSSAIIENMRWVEEQGGWVYGNGRERVVTVKEEVTCQNEWNRFGCYVLVESFCLRTLDGKLVLRYDFRHTHKIKCKWE; encoded by the exons atgtaTGTGACTAGACCTTTGTCTATGTACAGAAAATCTCCAAGTAGTTTGGAGATACCACCACCAGATGCACCATATTCAGGCTATCTAGTAATCACAGATGAAGAAGCAGAATATGAAGACACATGTTGTTGGCGAATATGTCGGCGAAAGAATGTGAAGAAGCTTCCTTTCCCTCAAGACAAATTGTTCTCAGTTTTTCATCCTTCAGAGAATGAACAAACTACAAGTATTAGGGTTTGGTTTCTTCCTGTTCCTGATCATTCTTTGTCTTCTAACAGATACTATGTAATCCGAGCTAAAGGCAGACACAAAGG GAAAGTATACAAATGTTCAAGAGAAGGTGACATAGTGAGTTGTTGCTTCAATAATCTCTTGAATGACAAAAGTCCAAAACCATTCAATCTAAAAGACTTGCACCAGATTTTCAAGATTCATACTCATCAAAGTGGTGGTTTCTTTGCAAAATCAATTACACCAGATGGAATTCCACCAAAATTCCTAAGAAAAAAAGGATGGAAAGTTAGAATTTCAGGTTCATATAGATCATGCAAACTAAATGAAGCTCTAGGTGTTGATTTTCCTCTAAGAGAAAAGCTTCCAAGTTTTCATTTTCCTATCTCAAGAAAAAATTCACCACCTTTAGTTGTAGGAAAATGGTATATTCCATTTATATTTGTGAAAGAAAGTGCAAGAAAAGTcaaacaacaaatgaaaaagTCAATGTTTTATAGTATGACACTTGAGCAAAAATGGGAAGAGATTTATTCATGTGGAAGGAATGAACATGAAAATGAGAATCAAAATGAAGATGATGTTGTGATtgtgaatgtatatgttgaaaGAGAAAAGGTATTGATATGTGGAACGGAGGCTACAAAGAATGGAACAATTGATAATAATGGTTTTATGTTGTTTAGGGTTTATAATCCTTATAATAAGAGAAGGGTTAGTGTTGGATTGAGTTCAGCAATTATTGAGAATATGAGATGGGTTGAAGAGCAAGGTGGTTGGGTTTATGGTAATGGGAGAGAGAGGGTTGTAACAGTGAAAGAAGAGGTAACATGTCAAAATGAATGGAATAGGTTTGGTTGTTATGTGTTGGTTGAAAGTTTTTGTCTTAGGACATTGGATGGAAAGTTGGTTTTGAGATATGATTTTAGGCATACTCATAAGATTAAGTGCAAATGGGAGTAG
- the LOC25495527 gene encoding tryptophan synthase beta chain 2 yields MKSVSNISCVFSLPNSSPYFNFQVEKQWPQRFSLSTKPMHLRYSNGCKVRATLDTNKSIEIPHQWYNLIADLPIKPPPPLHPKTFEPIKPEDLSPLFPDELIRQEVTTDRFIDIPDEVRDVYSLWRPTPLIRAKRLEKLLDTPARIYYKYEGVSPAGSHKPNSAIPQAWYNLQEGVKNVVTETGAGQWGSALAFACSIFGLGCEVWQVRASYDSKPYRRLMMQTWGANVHPSPSMLTEAGQRILQNDPTSPGSLGIAISEAVEIAAKNPDTKYCLGSVLNHVLLHQSVIGEECIKQMEAIGETPDVIIGCTGGGSNFAGLSFPFIREKLNNKINPVIRAVEPTACPSLTKGIYTYDYGDTAGLTPLMKMHTLGHDFVPDPIHAGGLRYHGMAPLISHVYELGLMEAISIPQTECFQGAIQFARSEGLIPAPEPTHAIAATIREALHCRETGEAKVILTAMCGHGHFDLPAYEKYLQGNMVDLSFSEDRLKASLGNISKVTS; encoded by the exons ATGAAATCTGTCAGTAATATTTCATGTGTGTTCTCACTTCCTAATTCATCACCTTACTTCAACTTTCAAG TTGAAAAGCAATGGCCTCAAAGATTTTCCTTGAGTACAAAGCCAATGCATCTAAGGTATTCAAATGGATGCAAAGTGAGAGCAACATTGGATACTAATAAATCAATTGAAATTCCTCATCAATGGTACAATCTAATTGCTGATCTTCCAATAAAACCACCTCCACCATTGCATCCCAAGACTTTTGAACCAATCAAGCCAGAAGACTTGTCACCTCTTTTTCCTGACGAGTTAATCAGACAAGAAGTGACAACTGATAGATTCATAGATATACCGGATGAAGTTCGTGATGTTTACAGTCTTTGGCGCCCAACTCCTCTCATCAG AGCCAAGAGGTTGGAAAAGCTTCTTGATACACCTGCTAGAATTTACTACAAATACGAAGGTGTAAGTCCAGCAGGGTCACACAAACCTAACTCTGCTATTCCACAAGCATGGTATAATTTACAAGAAGGTGTCAAGAATGTTGTGACAGAAACTGGTGCTGGACAATGGGGAAGTGCATTAGCCTTTGCTTGCAGCATATTTGGCCTTGGATGTGAG GTGTGGCAAGTACGCGCTTCGTATGATTCGAAACCGTATCGAAGATTGATGATGCAAACATGGGGAGCAAATGTGCATCCATCTCCATCTATGCTTACCGAGGCAGGTCAAAGAATTCTTCAAAATGATCCAACAAGTCCAGGGAGTTTAGGCATAGCTATATCAGAAGCTGTGGAAATAGCTGCTAAAAATCCTGATACCAAGTACTGTTTAGGAAGTGTACTAAATCATGTTTTACTTCACCAAAGTGTTATTGGAGAAGAGTGCATTAAGCAAATGGAAGCTATTGGAGAAACTCCTGATGTTATCATAGGATGTACCGGTGGTGGATCCAATTTTGCCGGACTCAGTTTTCCTTTCATTAGGGAGAAGcttaataacaaaattaatccTGTGATTAGAGCTGTTGAACCTACAGCATGTCCTTCATTAACAAAAGGGATATATACTTATGATTATGGTGATACAGCAGGGTTGACTCCTTTGATGAAAATGCATACACTTGGCCATGACTTTGTTCCTGATCCAATTCATGCTG GGGGGTTGCGCTATCATGGTATGGCACCATTGATCTCACATGTTTATGAGTTAGGTTTAATGGAAGCAATTTCTATTCCACAAACTGAATGCTTTCAAG GTGCTATACAGTTTGCAAGGTCCGAAGGGTTGATACCAGCTCCTGAACCAACTCATGCAATAGCTGCAACCATTAGAGAAGCTCTTCATTGTAGAGAGACTGGAGAGGCTAAGGTTATTTTGACAGCAATGTGTGGACATGGCCATTTTGACCTACCAGCTTATGAGAAGTATTTGCAAGGTAATATGGTTGATCTTTCCTTCTCAGAGGACAGGTTGAAAGCTTCACTTGGAAATATTTCTAAAGTGACATCTTGA
- the LOC120575960 gene encoding glutathione S-transferase T3-like has translation MGNENFPSVDATQYPEFSTQITPGGMAVADEVTPEDSTPKSKRSKEPAWNTQQNLVLISAWIKYGTSSVVGRNQRGETYWGKIAEYCNEYCSFDSPRDLVACRNRFNYMSKIINKWIGAYESAKRMQGSGWSEDDVLTKAQELFAGGKNIQFTLNEE, from the coding sequence ATGGGGAATGAAAATTTTCCTAGTGTTGATGCAACCCAATATCCtgaattttcaacacaaataactcCTGGTGGCATGGCAGTTGCTGATGAAGTCACTCCAGAAGATTCAACTCCTAAGAGCAAGAGAAGTAAGGAACCAGCATGGAACACTCAACAAAATTTGGTTCTAATTAGTGCATGGATTAAATATGGAACAAGCAGTGTTGTCGGGAGAAACCAGAGAGGAGAAACATATTGGGGTAAAATTGCTGAGTATTGTAATGAGTATTGCTCATTCGATTCTCCCCGCGATCTAGTTGCCTGCCGAAaccgttttaattatatgagcaaaataataaataaatggattggTGCTTATGAAAGCGCTAAGCGTATGCAAGGAAGCGGTTGGtcggaagatgatgttttgACAAAAGCGCAGGAATTATTTGCAGGTGGGAAGAATATTCAATTTACTTTGAATGAAGAATGA
- the LOC120575961 gene encoding uncharacterized protein: MDPFDLEAYFQKRDAEDTYMVNRFIQRRKQIEEGSGSRSRKYFNRDHAAANQRLIDDYFADAPTYDDAMFRRRYRMQKHVFLRIVGDLSSSDNYFTQRIDAANKEGISPLAKCTTAMRMLAYGVAAYAVDEYIKIGSSTTLECLLRFCKGIIRLYEEVYLRAPTQDDLQRILHVSEMRGFPGMIGSIDCMHWEWKNCPKAWEGQFTRGDKGTTTVILEAVASHDLWIWHAFFGCPGTLNDINVLDRSPVFDDVEQGKAPRVNYFMNQRPYNMTYYLADGIYPSYPTFVKSIRLPQSEPDKLFAKHQEGCRKDIERAFGVLQA; encoded by the coding sequence ATGGATCCTTTTGATTTGGAAGCCTACTTCCAAAAACGTGATGCTGAAGACACGTATATGGTCAACCGATTTATTCAGCGTCGAAAACAAATAGAGGAAGGTAGTGGATCTCgtagtagaaaatatttcaatagagATCATGCAGCTGCAAACCAAAGACTAATTGATGACTACTTTGCCGATGCACCTACATACGACGATGCAATGTTTCGTCGTCGGTATCGGATGCAAAAACATGTTTTCCTTCGAATCGTTGGAGATCTTTCAAGTAGTGATAACTACTTCACCCAACGAATTGATGCTGCCAATAAAGAAGGTATATCACCGTTAGCAAAATGTACCACAGCAATGCGAATGTTAGCATATGGTGTGGCAGCATATGCGGTCgatgaatacatcaaaataggaagtAGTACAACATTGGAATGCTTACTTAGATTCTGCAAAGGAATCATACGACTCTATGAGGAAGTGTATTTGAGAGCACCAACCCAAGATGACCTGCAAAGAATATTGCATGTTAGTGAAATGCGGGGGTTCCCAGGGATGATCGGCAGTATTGACTGCATGCACTGGGAGtggaaaaattgtcctaaagcaTGGGAAGGTCAATTTACCAGGGGGGATAAGGGAACCACCACAGTTATTCTAGAAGCAGTTGCATCTCATGATCTATGGATCTGGCATGCCTTTTTTGGATGTCCGGGAACGTTGAACGATATAAACGTTCTAGACCGGTCACCAGTGTTTGATGATGTGGAACAGGGAAAGGCTCCGAGGGTGAATTACTTTATGAATCAACGTCCTTATAATATGACATACTATCTAGCTGATGGTATCTACCCTTCGTATCCAACTTTCGTCAAATCAATTAGACTTCCTCAAAGTGAACCCGataagttatttgcaaaacatcaagaGGGATGTCGGAAAGACATCGAACGTGCTTTTGGAGTGCTTCAAGCTTGA